In Nissabacter sp. SGAir0207, the genomic stretch CCTCGTCGGGCACGAAGGCCACCACGATGTCGCCGTGCGGCGTCTCCGGCGTCAGGTTGGCCAGCAGCGTCATCACCACCGCCATCGCCGCCTTGTTGTCGGCGCCCAGCACGCTGGTGCCGTCGCTGAAAATAATCGGCTGGCCACGGTAGGCGTCAATCTCCGGGTGGTCATTGACCCGTAGCCAGATGTCCCGCTCGGCGTTCAGGCAGAGGTCATCGCCCTCAAAGGTGAGGATCTGCGGACGGATCACCGGCGACAAACCGACGTCTACTGTATCGAGGTGGGTAATGAACCCGATGCGCGGCGCGCCCGGCTGGTTGCCCGGCTTCACCGCCGTGACGGTGGCGTGCTCATCGACCATGACCTGTTGCAGGCCCAGCTGGCGCAACTCGTCCGCGACCAGTGCCGCCAGCTGCTGCTGGCCGGGGGTGCTCGGCAGGGTAGTGGCCGCGGCGTCACTCTGGCTGGGGATAGCCAGATAGCGGAAGAAACGGTCGGTAAGCTGGTCGGCAATCGCGTTGTGCATGGGGGTTCCCTGTGAAGTGTCGGTCAGTGGTGGGGCGGTGAACAGCGGCCGCCCTGCGAGAGTCTACACTGACCGCGCCCAACGGAGAAATTCCACCGGCGCGCAGGGAGAAGATCAGCGGCGCGCCAGCACGTTTTTCAGCGCGGGTTCCAGCTCGCCATAATGGAAGTGGAAACCGGCGGCCTCCAGCCGGCTGGGAATGGCGCGCTGGCCGGTCAGCACCAGCACCGCCGCCTCGCCCATCAGCAGCCGCACCATAAAGGCCGGCACGCGCAGGAAGGCCGGGCGGTGCAGCACATCCGCCAGCGTGGCGCTGAATTTGTCATTGTGCACCGGGTAGGGCGCGACCATGTTAAACGGCCCGCGCAACTCAGCGTGGTGGAGCAGGAACAGGATGGCGGAGACCATGTCATCGATATGGATCCACGGCAGGTACTGGCGGCCATTGCCAAAGGGGCCACCCAGCCCCAGCCGGAACGGCGGCAGCATCTTCTCCAGCGCGCCGCCGTGCGGGGCCAGCACCATGCCGGTACGTAGCAGGCAGACGCGGGTCTTGCCGCTGTCCACCGCCTGCGCCAGCTGCTCCCAGCGGGCGCAGAGCCGGTGGGTGAACTCGTCGTGCGGTGTCTCCTCCTCGGTGACCACCGCTTC encodes the following:
- a CDS encoding TIGR01777 family oxidoreductase, whose protein sequence is MRVLITGATGLIGRHLTAQLQARHQVTVVTRNVARARSLLGEGVTYWASLDGQPTLDGIDAVINLAGEPIADRRWSEAQKRRLCDSRWQLTERLATLIRASSAPPAIFISGSATGYYGDQGEAVVTEEETPHDEFTHRLCARWEQLAQAVDSGKTRVCLLRTGMVLAPHGGALEKMLPPFRLGLGGPFGNGRQYLPWIHIDDMVSAILFLLHHAELRGPFNMVAPYPVHNDKFSATLADVLHRPAFLRVPAFMVRLLMGEAAVLVLTGQRAIPSRLEAAGFHFHYGELEPALKNVLARR